The Monomorium pharaonis isolate MP-MQ-018 chromosome 5, ASM1337386v2, whole genome shotgun sequence genome segment AACGTCTTAGCATTTTAAtggttataaatatacatactatAAGAATACATGAAATACTTCATTACTTAAAAGAAGATTAAACTTAAAAGaagataattaaacaatagaTGATACCCTAGTGGCATCACTGTGACGTAAAGaatcaagaatattcttaTTGTCTATATATGATCTTAAGGAAAATatgttcaataaaaattattgaatatatttttcttatatataaaaagtacatttcATTTGAtccaactaaaaaaaaattctttatgtattatattttacgctaataatttatttcaatattttatttcaatattaattttaataattacattttaataataaagatattatcaaaataaaaaatttttctgtttatatTGCTTTAGGGATACCTTATGGCTTGTCGATGGATATCCACTGAATATATTATtcctttaaatataaaattctcgttttttaaagtaatattacgtaacataTTAAACTCCATTGCACGTTCAATACGAtaactgtaaataatatattttgttaattgtaaatcagctgattaaaatatcaaacattAATGAAAGAAACGCCAATATCAGTTAAAGCAAATCTTGaacctaataataattttacgtgAATTAACAATTCAGCATTTATGATCGACAAATAATCGGCGTTACATTTCACATGTGATCTggaaattacatatatgtataagtaactcttgcaaaatttattattggaCACCAAGATCTTTGATCGATGTTGATGCTCCTTTtgcttatatttaatacattttatattataaacaatatatttctttataataatataaattttctaatttattttgttatcatCTTGCAAGGTTTGgtcttttaatttgaaataattatacaggCTAGTCAAAAATATACTATCCTTAGGTTTTTTAagcataactttttttaataaattaaagtagattcaatattttacaataaatattttttgttatatgtgCATTGAAAGCGGTCTCTTTTATGTCACGTTTTTGTGCAAAATCGCCAATTTCAACGgtttaacattattacataatttttgtcttcTAATAGATGGCGTGAATCATGGTCAAGAATATTTCCTCACgactttttttatcattttactcGCATGCATGGCGTCTCGCGACGCATATGGTAACTCTCGCAGCATCACTGACATTTCTTCACTATTTCGTAATATACATTCGATATAACTGTCGCAGAATTATCAACGCTTCATTGCTTTTACGAACTTAACTTTGGCTAACTTGCCAATTTGTGTGGACCTAAGACATTTAAGAGATCACACTTCGACGCacagataacaaaaaatacaatgtgCAACACAAGCGGATCGGCCTTTTGCACTCGTGCTCGGAAACGTACTCGtgccaaaaaaataaatttcccgCCCTCATTATACAATGTATTACTATTATCAAATCTCGTAATAcattatatgcaaaatatctCTAATACTAGGTATTTATCATAACATATTAAATCCATTCGATTTATTTGGATAAAAGTTATACTCAAGAAAccaaaaaatgatataaccggtacaattttcttagaattaaaatttctataacatctgcatttaatttataccTAGAAATTCTGAATAATCCAcagatatattgtaaatatacaaCAAGTACTGATCCTGTTGATACTAATGTAATAATTCCAATGTATAGAGCCGCACATATATGTAGCacaattaaatagaaatatttttcttgatcaatataatattctgtTACAATCGGCACATGATGTACTTGAGACACATTCTtcgataaaatatcaataacaatCGACAAAAATTGAGCGACAGTTAAGATACACATGCTACAAAAACCAAGTACTAGAAAATGTTAGAAagagtgttaaaaaatattagaaggaaaatattttaaatttttgtttgtaaattttcaaatttgattgCATATTGTATGTATGAATAGAAAACgagtatatatacaaagaATCTCAAAAATGTCTTACTTATAAGTATAATTGTAATTCGCTTTGCGTTCTggccatatttttttatgatagcGTTCTCAGAGTCATCTTTTAGTTCGTTGAATATATGTTGTAGTTGCATCAATAAATCTTTCATCTGTCTCAATCCAACAATTTATTACATCATCTTTagtatcttaaataaatttctagttttttttgtaaaacgcagtaaatatatcttttagaaacatttattttgaaaaaaatctatcAACTTACATTGTTGATATTTACTGCGAAAccgatatattttgttatacaagcgataaaaacagataaagaacaaacaactttaattataaagtcgAAAGTACATTTACGAGAGCTTACAAATGATGTCAACTGCAAGCAATaactgtattaaaatatatatatctaataaaacatttacttttaaatatatttcattataaaaaaaataaaaatagatatagtACGAacaactttaattataaagtcgAAAGTACATTTGGAGCTTACGAATGATGTAAACTGcaagcaataattttattaaaatatttctaataaaacttttacttttaaatatattttattataaaaaagatgaaatagatataatacgaacaacattaattataaagtcgAAGGTACATTTTGAGCTTACGAATAATGTAAACtgcaacaaaaatttcattaaaatatttttaacaaaacagctacttttaaacatataatgtatgttagtttattaatagagtaaaaattctttgaattattggtttttataattaaaagctaATTTTCCAGTACAATTagacatattaataatactgatgtaaaaagtatagtatATAATCGGAGAAtagttacaatatataaattttgtaatgtaatgtACAACTTGtatacttatacatatataccacacaataataaagcaataaaaagtaaaaaataagacttataatgataaaaagtacacgcgcgcgcgcgttttattgctttattaCTGTGTGAGCATAtgtataagtattattttattatttttattttttacggttttattattgcaaattaattgtatgtacataacacttaaaaaattattataaattgcaacATATTATAGCttattttagcaatattaGTATAACtgaaataaacttataacatattataactttataatggtataactataataataataatattaccttacttgaaagaaaattaaggttgctaaaatactgaaaaaacaaataaatcgaAGATGGCTAAATTTTGACCGTTGATAAGGCCATAAGCCTATAATCAGCAACAGAATTCTATTAAGATTGAAATATTGAGTCTCAGTGTAGATCATCTCTCCGcgaactttaaaatattactacgAAAATATCGACAAATTTTACGACGCGTACCTTTTTCCACTGAGcgattaaatatcttatatctCTTTCGTCTTTTTtagcatttaaatattaaaattttttatatttaaatttgctataatacataatccattaaattacacaaaaagtTTTTCAGAAGTACAAATATTCAATTGGTTACCATTAAAGTAATTTCACAGTTGTGTCTTTCCCATGCTGTTAGAAACGCAAGCGCACTTCCGTCTTTTCAGCGTCGATACTTCATTCCAGTACGCGCACGCAATGAATACACTTGCTCCccaatataaatgtttttcaacttaattCGTCCTATGCTACGACTATTTGTTAagtcataattaaaaaatgactgGACTAGGTCAGATTACATTGGATTAAATActtgacattttaattttaaattaacgtaactgatatttttaataaaaatattcgaaacTCTTAATAGTCGACCTGACAATTTATTAAGAACTTCAAACATGTGTTACAATGATTCAACCGTTTTcggttatataaaatatgtccatatatgtttatattagtttcctttcttttgtaaaatttctgtttgatataaaaaaataatagtcatactgaaaatatagaaactaatttaaaaaataattttcgcttcttttaaaaaagctaagtatgaaaaattgtccatatataatcatattctggaatatatatgattgtatatgaacaattttttatatttagcttTTTCAAAAGAagcaatacaaaaattattttttaaattagtttctatcttttcattatgactattactttttttatgtcaaacagaaattttacaaaaaaaaggaaactaatataaacatatatggatatattttatatatatttatatacgtttttatatgaaatattttttctctggTTGTGAAGCATTGTGAAACACCTTTAATAACAAACTGGTGCTttcatgtatgtatacatgtgAGTctgatttttagaaaataaagtgAGTTTTTTTACGCAAAAGATTTCAAGAcctcatattttatgtaacacTCGATTTTACTGGTCTGACTGGTCACAATTAAGAGCTCACTATCGTATCACTATCGTATAACGAAATTgccattagatttttaattatatttttagtttctgagatattttaaccgaaaataaatttgatagcTAAATTTTGGATAAGTTTTGTAGCACAACATTTGTGGAATATAAAGTGTGTCACGGCACGATATATTTGGTGTCACGCCACTAGGTACCGCGTCGCTTGatgtcttataaaaatatgatacacatcatctttgattaaataattttattttatataataattttattaaatacaatttaaaacttacccgttttgaaaatatttctctaaGTAACATCTctaactaatttttaaacttaaagctacagtacaatttaaattaaacgtaaattaattgtattatttaattttcttctaatcatatctatattattttcatttaatccATTTTTGTCTTATCGCGTAGAATACATGAATGTAAAATAAGATACGGAAGCTTTTATTAgctataacaaataatattgttaaataatattgttaaaaatacttatttgtattataatattttaaataaatagagtaACTTCGGTATATATATGCcgcacatataaaaaatttaatttatgaagcaataattattatatttatgataaatgagcggtacacagagagaattttctcttaaaaattaccctgaaaatcgtggtaattgtaaGACAACGTAaatcttgaagaattttaccatacttttaataaaatttactaaaatttagtataattttaataaaatttggcaaagttttaataaattttgttagaagtatagtaaaattcttcaaggtttacgttgttctacaattaccacaattttcagggtaatttttaagagaaaattctttccgtgtaccaacaaaaatgttattgtgTTTGTTACtacatacttatataaaaaatttttaaataaaatatttattttcttacattaaatatattataagatagtatattgtttaacaaaaatagaaaGCCGATCCGCACTAGTTGCACatactattttttgttacaagagTGTTGAAAGTGTTAAAAGTGATCGTTAAGTGACAAGAAAAAAGATCCTGAAGCGAAATTCGAAGTCGAAGTGGCTGAGAAAGTAAATTTTCCGAAGCAAGGAGCACGACGCAGTGCGCAcaaagaaggaagaaaagagTGCTACGGAAAAGACAAAAGAAGCTAGGCCAGTTTTTATTGGTGATCAGAAAAGAAACTGATGAGGCTGATGAGTTGAAGGTGAGCTTTATAGAGCAGGCATCGCAGATTAATGAAAAGATGGAAATTCTTTCTGTGATgtttcaaaaactttaaacCTGTTTTTCTCGGAACTGCATTTTTCGAAACGGTGAGACTGATAACCCAAAAAGTTTTTATCCGATTGACTTCAAATTTTAACTGAACATTCTTAGCATTCTCTATCGTCTTACATAAGATTTTTGCAAAGTATTTTGTAGTTTTCTTAATCGACAATTAAAgacctttttttaattaaaacttttttttcaaatcattgcaattttaagagaaatctatatttaaaaaaattcttatatcaGACGATAACTATAACAGTGTAAATGATGTCTTTCTTTTGCATTTGTCTAGGTTAAACTGTTTTGCTGAAATCAGTCCTATCGCTTGAGCCCGTCTCACGAAAGATGTTCCCGTAATTGGAGCAGGAAACCGCCATTTTGTGGTTcaaatggaataaaaaaaaatttttttaaattagaaaaaatgtacaataaaacatttaaattgatGTTTTAATCAAGGTATTTATATTCTCTTCAAAAATTCACAATCTTAGGACTAATTTTTAGGTGCCAGTGGTTGGGTCCAAACTTAACAGAGTAGCCAAGATTAGATTAGGTTCACAAAAGCGATGAAGCATCGGTATACTGCGAGTTACCGTATGCGTGTCGTGAGATAGTAAAGAATAGTATGGTAATTTTGCGAGATGTTCGTAAGCGTATTGCGAAAATGGCCTGTGTGCGAGTGTGGTAATAAAAGCaaacatgaaaaattattaaacttgaaaaaaGGTCTCGGTGAAAAGCTTTTCGTCACAATTTACGTGCTAGAATAAAAAACCTAggtaataatgttaatgtatgGAAATGACTTTACGCACGATAAATCAACACAAAAAGGACTACTTTtgatatacatgtaataataaaaattttttagaaacttttagCTGTATATCAAAAAGGATAAGAGATGGTTATACGTGGGGCAATcaagttaaataatacaatatatagcTTActacttgtattttaatatactccattctttatattataaagtgtAGAGagattataaagtttataatctCTCCACACTTATGTGTTATGAAACAACTACTAagctttttacaatttcctgcagaaaaagtaattttttctacaaaaaaagtacattataatacattgctACGCAATTCATAAGATTGAcaaattgtttcaatttacgacagttttattaatattaacataaaaaaacagtaattataacataatgttCATATAATATACCTGCATATAACAGAGTAATTGCgaacaaattacatttatttttgtctatTCTTTTTCTGATTACTATGGCGCAAGTCTCGCGCAGCATACATACTGAAATTACTCTATTTTAACATgtacgtaaaatattattttcttaccgTAGCAAAACACTCTAGCGATCCAGTGAATAATCCACCAACACTTAAAGATAGATCTTTGGTACCATTTTGCAATAGAaacaatatcaatttttgtatatgtaatgGAGCCATATACCATTGAATATCGTATCTACATAtaacacattatttaaataatgagaattaattatttcaaaaatgtaaaaaaatttattaacaattttaacatatataaattattcgtaTATAACGGCATCTTTCCTGATATaagattgtataaaaaaaactttatataatatatatttatgttagaAGCGAATATCTTACGCGGTAATATATATGTGACTATTATGATCTATTAAATCCTGTCCGATATAATTAgctataaacatatatacgATAATACAAATTGAAAGTAGAAAGGGCATAAATATTTCCTCAACATTTTCTTCGGAcgatattatttgaaatatctaaaatacaAGCTTTGCAATCAGTTCatttgcatattatattttattgttttgctgcacatataataaattaatataattgaacaaaataattacatgcagattttaaatcaaaagtaCTAGTAGCTGTATATATgctcttaatataaaatcattattcgaaaaattataaagattttttaataaaattcttagagTGATTCCTAAAATACTTACTCGAAAAAGACTGAAACTTAAACCAATTACtccaattattattaaacagaaTAACATTGTCTCGATTTTAGACAGCAGTAGTTTGCATAATcttcaagtaaataaatattatatcttatcttatatatgtatatatatgcatgtataatccttatataataaactataatatttaatttaatcaaactaacatttctttatgtattatatttaccgctgtacagtttttttataatactaattttaatatttacactttaataataaagatattatgtagacaagaaattttttttgttta includes the following:
- the LOC105839372 gene encoding uncharacterized protein LOC105839372, with product MEFNLLHNITLKNENFRFKGIIYAVDIHRQAMRLCKLLLSKIETMLFCLIIIGVIGLSFSLFRIFQIISSEENVEEIFMPFLLSICIIVYMFIANYIGQDLIDHNSHIYITA